One window of Vespula pensylvanica isolate Volc-1 chromosome 13, ASM1446617v1, whole genome shotgun sequence genomic DNA carries:
- the LOC122633931 gene encoding F-box/LRR-repeat protein 7 isoform X3, giving the protein MDLGGVDVWGQIAVETSQMFVSEGGVIKSRFAATTIEKLPDKVILNVFSYLSHREICKVARVCKKWRQIAYDTRLWKHVSLRPEISGLHVGSLESLLQLISVRFGASLRYIELPIELITHTVLHELANKCPNLTHMLLDFSTAMQLHDFSEMQAFPTKLKYMCICLSEVIFMEGFMRKIYNFINGLEILHLIGTYEKVEEEEEEIYEVINVHKLKSATPNLRVINLYGINFVDDSHIDAFSSNCIQLECLAVNFCAKVTGSTMKTLFQRSRRLKCLLMQGTNLQSDYVMQVEWEKSSIQEFDITATDLSTECLIDMLTRIPGLRFLSAGQLNGFNDSVLKAWVESGNPRNLTALDLDSSDNLTDDALHKFLSRHGHQLWGISLSGMPHITDQLWQSVLPILTNAKILVMGTQERLGVNIHVDQLMDGIANNCPNLERLELRWDPENLRFSDKSQKAIDILRVKCIKLKCLVLSDGRYYEIVKANFERADRLTVVRTTTCCRVSNYYLLQNYKDLIFN; this is encoded by the exons ATGGATCTAGGAGGTGTAGATGTATGGGGTCAGATCGCTGTGGAAACGTCTCAGATGTTCGTTTCCGAAGGTGGTGTTATTAAGAGTCGTTTTGCAGCCACC accATAGAAAAACTACCGGACAAGGTAATTCTAAATGTCTTCAGTTATCTATCGCATCGAGAAATATGCAAGGTCGCAAGGGTTTGTAAAAAATGGAGGCAAATCGCGTACGACACGCGTCTTTGGAAACACGTATCATTGAGACCGGAAATCAGTGGGCTCCATGTTGGATCACTCGAAAGTTTACTACAATTAATAAG CGTACGTTTTGGTGCATCTCTAAGATACATCGAGTTACCGATCGAACTTATCACTCATACCGTTCTCCATGAATTAGCAAACAAGTGTCCTAATTTGACTCACATGCTCCTTGATTTTTCAACGGCCATGCAGTTACACGATTTCTCAGAGATGCAAGCATTCCCGACAAAACTTAAATACATGTGTATCTGTCTTTCGGAAGTCATATTTATGGAAGGTTTCATgagaaagatttataatttcatcaaTGGCTTGGAAATACTTCATTTGATTG GAACTTACGAGAAAgtcgaggaagaggaagaagaaatttacgaGGTGATAAACGTGCACAAATTGAAATCGGCGACGCCGAATTTGCGAGTGATCAATTTGTATGGGATCAATTTCGTCGACGATTCCCATATAGATGCATTCTCTTCGAATTGCATACAACTAGAGTGTCTCGCAGTGAATTTTTGTGCCAAGGTTACAGGTTCGACCATGAAGACGCTATTCCAACGTAGTAGAAGATTGAAGTGTCTATTAATGCAAGGAACAA ATTTGCAAAGCGATTATGTGATGCAAGTCGAATGGGAGAAATCCAGTATCCAAGAATTTGATATAACAGCTACGGATTTATCAACTGAATGTTTGATCGACATGTTAACCAGAATACCTGGTCTTCGTTTCCTTAGTGCAGGTCAATTAAATGGTTTCAATGATAGCGTGTTAAAGGCATGGGTAGAATCTGGCAATCCACGAAATTTGACTGCTTTGGATCTTGACAGTTCGGACAATTTAACTGATGATGCTTTGCACAAATTCTTGTCGAGACATGGCCATCAACTTTGGGGTATTTCGTTATCTGGAATGCCACATATCACCGATCAACTCTGGCAAAGTGTTTTACCGATTCTCACTAATGCCAa AATTCTCGTAATGGGTACCCAAGAGAGACTTGGCGTTAATATTCACGTGGATCAATTAATGGATGGAATCGCTAATAATTGTCCAAATTTAGAACGACTGGAGTTACGTTGGGATCCAGAAAATTTAAGATTTTCCGATAAAAGTCAAAAAGCCATTGACATTTTACGCGTTAAGTGTATTAAACTCAAGTGTTTGGTTTTGAG cGATGG
- the LOC122633931 gene encoding F-box/LRR-repeat protein 7 isoform X5 produces the protein MFVSEGGVIKSRFAATTIEKLPDKVILNVFSYLSHREICKVARVCKKWRQIAYDTRLWKHVSLRPEISGLHVGSLESLLQLISVRFGASLRYIELPIELITHTVLHELANKCPNLTHMLLDFSTAMQLHDFSEMQAFPTKLKYMCICLSEVIFMEGFMRKIYNFINGLEILHLIGTYEKVEEEEEEIYEVINVHKLKSATPNLRVINLYGINFVDDSHIDAFSSNCIQLECLAVNFCAKVTGSTMKTLFQRSRRLKCLLMQGTNLQSDYVMQVEWEKSSIQEFDITATDLSTECLIDMLTRIPGLRFLSAGQLNGFNDSVLKAWVESGNPRNLTALDLDSSDNLTDDALHKFLSRHGHQLWGISLSGMPHITDQLWQSVLPILTNAKILVMGTQERLGVNIHVDQLMDGIANNCPNLERLELRWDPENLRFSDKSQKAIDILRVKCIKLKCLVLSDGRYYEIVKANFERADRLTVVRTTTCCRVSNYYLLQNYKDLIFN, from the exons ATGTTCGTTTCCGAAGGTGGTGTTATTAAGAGTCGTTTTGCAGCCACC accATAGAAAAACTACCGGACAAGGTAATTCTAAATGTCTTCAGTTATCTATCGCATCGAGAAATATGCAAGGTCGCAAGGGTTTGTAAAAAATGGAGGCAAATCGCGTACGACACGCGTCTTTGGAAACACGTATCATTGAGACCGGAAATCAGTGGGCTCCATGTTGGATCACTCGAAAGTTTACTACAATTAATAAG CGTACGTTTTGGTGCATCTCTAAGATACATCGAGTTACCGATCGAACTTATCACTCATACCGTTCTCCATGAATTAGCAAACAAGTGTCCTAATTTGACTCACATGCTCCTTGATTTTTCAACGGCCATGCAGTTACACGATTTCTCAGAGATGCAAGCATTCCCGACAAAACTTAAATACATGTGTATCTGTCTTTCGGAAGTCATATTTATGGAAGGTTTCATgagaaagatttataatttcatcaaTGGCTTGGAAATACTTCATTTGATTG GAACTTACGAGAAAgtcgaggaagaggaagaagaaatttacgaGGTGATAAACGTGCACAAATTGAAATCGGCGACGCCGAATTTGCGAGTGATCAATTTGTATGGGATCAATTTCGTCGACGATTCCCATATAGATGCATTCTCTTCGAATTGCATACAACTAGAGTGTCTCGCAGTGAATTTTTGTGCCAAGGTTACAGGTTCGACCATGAAGACGCTATTCCAACGTAGTAGAAGATTGAAGTGTCTATTAATGCAAGGAACAA ATTTGCAAAGCGATTATGTGATGCAAGTCGAATGGGAGAAATCCAGTATCCAAGAATTTGATATAACAGCTACGGATTTATCAACTGAATGTTTGATCGACATGTTAACCAGAATACCTGGTCTTCGTTTCCTTAGTGCAGGTCAATTAAATGGTTTCAATGATAGCGTGTTAAAGGCATGGGTAGAATCTGGCAATCCACGAAATTTGACTGCTTTGGATCTTGACAGTTCGGACAATTTAACTGATGATGCTTTGCACAAATTCTTGTCGAGACATGGCCATCAACTTTGGGGTATTTCGTTATCTGGAATGCCACATATCACCGATCAACTCTGGCAAAGTGTTTTACCGATTCTCACTAATGCCAa AATTCTCGTAATGGGTACCCAAGAGAGACTTGGCGTTAATATTCACGTGGATCAATTAATGGATGGAATCGCTAATAATTGTCCAAATTTAGAACGACTGGAGTTACGTTGGGATCCAGAAAATTTAAGATTTTCCGATAAAAGTCAAAAAGCCATTGACATTTTACGCGTTAAGTGTATTAAACTCAAGTGTTTGGTTTTGAG cGATGG